AAAACGGCACCCTGGCCCTCACCTGTATCGGACTGGGCCTGGTGATCCTGTCCATGATCGCCACCATGCTGCTCCCGGAGCGCTACAAGCGGTCCCTTCACGAAGAGCACTAATTCCGCCCAAGAGGACCTTCGGGGCCGTGGACTTGCCCAGGCAGGCCGGCTCCGGAGGTCCTTTTGCTTTAGGACCCTTCCCTCAACCGGGCCTCTCCCTCCGCGTAAGCGTCCAACAGCTTCCGGGCATAGGCGCCGTCCGCACCTTCCTCGTCCAAGGCCGACTGCATGCCTTCGAGCTTCTGCTCACCGGCGGGGAAGGGCGGCAGCAGGGGAGTGTTGGGATCCGTCAGCACTTCCAGCACGGCCGGCCTGTCCGCTGCCAGGACTTCGTCCCACGCGGCGCCAAGCTGTGTGGGGTCGTCCACAGAGACACCCTTCAGGCCAAGCAACTCCGCATATGCGGCGAACGGGAAGTCCGGGAGCTCCTGGCTGTCGTTGAAGCGGGGTTCGGTTTCCGTTTCGCGCTGCTCCCACGAAACCTCGGCGAGATCCCGGTTGTTGAAGACGCACACCACAAAACGGGGATCCGCCCAGTCCCGCCAGCGGTGCGCCACGGTGATCAGCTCAGCAACGCCCAGCATCTGCATGCCGCCGTCACCCGCCAATGCCACCAGGGGCCGGTCCGGGTGGGCGAGCTTCGCAGCCAAGCCGTAGGGGATGGCGCAACCCATGCTGGCGAGGGTTCCGGAAAGGTGCGCCGGGACTCCCTGCGGGAGGGTCAGCTGGCGCGCGTACCAGTAAACGCAACTTCCGACGTCGACGCTTACTTGTGCGTTCTCCGGGAGCCGGCCGTTCAACTCGCGGACCACCAGCTCCGGGTTGACCGGGCTCGCGGCAATCCCGGCGCGTTCCGCCGACAACTTCCGCCAGGCGCGGACTTGGTCTTCGACGTCGGCACGCCACCGGGCGCGTTCGGCCTCCTTTTCGTGCCCCCTGGCAGCCAACCGGGAAGCGAGCTGTTGGAGTGTCTCGGCGGCGTCGCCTGCCAAGCCGACTTCGACGGGGTAGCGGTTGGCGATCTTCCGCCCGTCAATGTCGATCTGCACCGCTCTGGCCTGCCCGGGCTTGGGGTAGAACTCCGTCCAGGGATCGTTGGATCCGACGATCAGCAGGGTGTCGCAGTTTTCCAGGAGATGGCCGCTCGCCGTGGTCCCGAGGTGCCCCATGGTGCCCGTGGCAAAGGGGAGCGTTTCGTCCATATAGGGCTTGCCGAGAAGGCTGGTGGTAATGCCGGCATTCAGTTGTTCCGCCAGTTCCACCACCTCCTTCTGTGCCTTGCGGGCGCCCTGGCCCACCAGGAACGCCACCCGTTCGCCTTGTGCGAGGATCTCCGCTGCGGCATCAAGGTCCTCGTCCCGCGGCACTACCCGGGCCGGGCGCCAAACGGGGGCAGTGACCACAATGCCGTGCTCGGGTTCGAGCTCCGGGGCTTCGGCTGTTTGGAGGTCGTGAGGAACGATCACCACGCAGGGAGTCCGCGTTTCCAAGGCGGTGCGGAACGCCCTGTCGATCAGCATGGGGACTTGTTCGGGGGAGCTGGCCAGCTGGGCAAACTGAGCGGCGACATCCTTGAACAGGGTCAGGAGATCGATCTCCTGCATGTACGCAGAACCCAGGACCGTGCGGCTTTGCTGCCCGATGATCGCGACCACCGGCACGC
The Paenarthrobacter ureafaciens genome window above contains:
- a CDS encoding thiamine pyrophosphate-requiring protein gives rise to the protein MTQRTVSDLIVERLKAWGVDRVFGYSGDGINGFMGALRRSEGEVEFVQARHEEAAAFMAVGHGKYTGGVGVVTSTQGPGAVHLLNGLYDAKMDGVPVVAIIGQQSRTVLGSAYMQEIDLLTLFKDVAAQFAQLASSPEQVPMLIDRAFRTALETRTPCVVIVPHDLQTAEAPELEPEHGIVVTAPVWRPARVVPRDEDLDAAAEILAQGERVAFLVGQGARKAQKEVVELAEQLNAGITTSLLGKPYMDETLPFATGTMGHLGTTASGHLLENCDTLLIVGSNDPWTEFYPKPGQARAVQIDIDGRKIANRYPVEVGLAGDAAETLQQLASRLAARGHEKEAERARWRADVEDQVRAWRKLSAERAGIAASPVNPELVVRELNGRLPENAQVSVDVGSCVYWYARQLTLPQGVPAHLSGTLASMGCAIPYGLAAKLAHPDRPLVALAGDGGMQMLGVAELITVAHRWRDWADPRFVVCVFNNRDLAEVSWEQRETETEPRFNDSQELPDFPFAAYAELLGLKGVSVDDPTQLGAAWDEVLAADRPAVLEVLTDPNTPLLPPFPAGEQKLEGMQSALDEEGADGAYARKLLDAYAEGEARLREGS